The sequence TCGGCGGCACGGAGCACCTCGCCCGACGGCCGCCAGGCCCGGCGTGCGGCGAGCACGCCATAGATCACCAGGAACAGCGCCCCCGCCCACCGCACGACGTCGACGAGCCACGGAACGGCCTGCAGCACGAGTCCGATGCCCGAGACGCCCAGCACGATGAGCACCGCATCCGAGACGGCGCAGACCGCCGCGACGGCGAGCACGTGCTCGCGCCGCAGTCCCTGGCGCAGCACGAAGAGGTTCTGCGCGCCGATCGCGATGATGAGGGAGAAGCCGAGGCCGAGGCCGGCGAGGACGGGGGAGAGCACGCTTCGACGCTACGAACACCCCGATCCGTAGTCCAGCTCACGCTTCTTCAGTACCATTAGCCAGACTGAAGATGCGCATTCCGTTCGAACTCGCCGAGACCCTCGCCGCCGCCGTCGACGAGGGCACCCTCGATGCCGCCGCGCGGCGGCTCCACGTCACGCCTTCGGCCGTGAGCCAGCGCATCAAGGCGCTCGAGGAGCAGCTCGGGCGGCTGGTGCTGGTGCGCTCGAAGCCGGTGCGGGCGACGGATGCCGGTGCCGCCGTGATCCGCCTCGCCCGGCAGGCCGCGCTGCTCGAGCACGACACGCTCGTCGAGCTCGGCGACGACCCGGCCGAGGGCGCCCGCATCAGCGTGCCGATCGCGGTCAACGCCGACTCGCTGGCCACGTGGTTCCTCGACCCGCTCGCGCGCCTGTCGCAGCGGCATCCGGTCGTCTTCGATCTCCACCGCGACGACCAGGACTTCACCGCGGGGCTGCTCGAGTCGGGCGCCGTGATGGGCGCGGTGACCTCTCGCGGCGCGCCGGTGGCCGGATGCCGCGTCTCGGTGCTCGGCGCGATGCGCTACCAGGCGGTGGCGACTCCCGGTTATGTCGAGCGCTGGCTGGCGGACGACTCGGCGGCGGCGCTCGCCGAGGCGCCGCTGGTCGACTTCGACCGGCGCGACGATCTGCAGAACGCGTGGCTGGCCTCGCGCGGCGTCGACCCCGCGCGGCCGCCGCGGCACTACGTGCCCGCCTCGAACGACTTCGCGACCGCGGTGCGGCTGGGGTTCGGCTGGGCGATGCTGCCGCGCTTCCAGTCGCACGAGGCGATCGCGCGCGGCGAGCTCGTGCTCCTCGGCGGCGACCCCGTCGACGTCGTGCTGCACTGGCAGCAGTGGAACCTGCGCTCGCCGCTGCTCGACGCGATCGCCGACGAGGTCGTGGCCGAGGGGCGTCGCGTGCTCGCGCCGGTGGGCTGAGCGCGGCTCAGTCGTCGCTCACGCGCAGCACGAGCTTGCCGCGCGTGTGCCCCTGTTCGAGCTGCCGGTGCGCGGCGGCCGCCTCGGTCAGATCGAACACGGTGTCGATGTAGACCTGCACCGCGCCCGAGTCCAGGAGCCGGGCGATCGTGGCGAGGGCGCCGCCGTCGGGGATCACCTTGTACGACGTGGCGCGCACGCCGGCGGCGGCGGCGGCCGCCGCATAGCCGGGCCACGCGCCGGTCGGAACGAGGACGTACAGCCCGCCCGGGCGCAGCACCTGGAGCGATCGCGTGCCGGTGTCGCCCGTCGTGTTGCCGACGAGGTCGATCACCACGTCGACATCGGCGACGACCTCGTCGAAGCGCGTCGTGGTGTAGTCGATCACGACCGACGCGCCGAGCTCGCGCAGCCAGGGCGCGTTGCGCGCCGACGAGGTGACGGTCACGTGCGCGCCGAAGTAGGCGGCCAGCTGCACCGCGAAATGGCCCACCCCGCCGCTTCCGGCGTGGATCAGCATCCGCTGGCCCTCGTGCGCGTGGGCGGTCTCGACGACGAGGCCCCACGCGGTCAGGGCCGCCAGCGGCACGCCGGCCGCCTCGACGTGCGACAGCGCGCCCGGCTTGCGCGCGACCGACAGCGAGGGGACGACGGCGAACTCGGCGTACGTCCCGCCGGAGCGGGGGAACGACGCCATGCCGAACACCGCGGTGCCGGGCGGGAACGGGTGCGACTCGTACGGGCTCTTCACGACGACGCCGCTGAAGTCGTAGCCGAGCGTCGCGGGGTACGCTCCGATGGCGCCCGAGACGCCCGCGCCCGACCGGGTCTTCGCGTCGATCGGGTTGACTCCTGCCGCGATCACGCGCACGAGCAGTTCGCTCAGCACGGGGGAGGGGACGGGGACGGATGCCGCGCGCAGCGCGTCGGGGTCCCCCGTGGTGTCGATCACCATCGCCCGCATCGCGGACGGCGGCTCGAGCACGGTGGCCCCATCGACGGCCGGCGCCGGTGCCGATCGCAACGGTCGGAATCTCATGGCGCGCTCCCTCCGAGTGCTGTCGTCGTCGGCACCACTCTGCCTCGGTGAGGCCAGTCAACCGCGCGTTTGTCTCGGTCGTGTTACGCGGGTGCTACCGCGTGGCTAAGGGGTGCCGTGCACTCGCCGTGCACTCGCCGTGCGCCGGCCGCCGAGACGATGCAGGGCGGAGCCGGAACGGCTCCGGCTCAGCGGAACCCGACGGCGAGCGCCTCGGGAGAGAGCGCGTGCTCGACGGCGAGCATGCTGGCGCCCAGGACGGCGGCGTGCTCGGCGGTCATGGACTGCACGATCGAGAGGTGCTCGGTGGCGAGCGGGGTCGAGCGCGTGTAGACGATCTCACGGACGCCGGCGATGAGGTGCTCGCCGACGCGCGCCATCGAGCCGCCGATCGCGATGACCGAGGGGTTGACGAGACTCACGCACGTCGTGAGCACCTCGCCGATGTCGCGGCCGGCCTGGCGCACGGCCTGGATCGCCTCGATGTTCCCGCGCTTGACGAGATCGACGACGTCGGACCCGGTGTGCGCCTCGACGCCCTGCCCTCGCAGGGTCCGGGCGATCGCCGGGCCCGCCGCGATCGCCTCGAGGCAGCCGCGGTTGCCGCAGCGGCACGGTACGTCCGCGGCGCGCGCGACCTGCACATGGCCGATGTCGCCGGCGACGCCCTGTGCGCCGCGCTGCAGCGCGCCGCCCGAGATGAGGCCGGCGCCGATGCCCGTGGCGATCTTGACGAACATGAGGTGCTCGACGCCCGGCCACGCGACCTGGCGCTCGCCGAGCGCCATGATGTTCACGTCGTTGTCGACGAGCACGGGCACCTCGAGGTGCTGATTGAGCCACCCGGGGATGTCGAAGCGATCCCATCCCGGCATGATCGGCGGGTTCACGGGCTGCCCCGTCGAGTGCTCCACGGGACCGGGGACGCCGATGCCGATGGCCGCGACGTGCGAGCGGTCGCGTTCCACGCGATCGAGCAGCGTGCTGGCGCTCTCGACCAGCCAGGTCAGCACCGGCACCGGGCCGAGTGCGATGTCGAGGGGCTCGGAGTGCTCGGCGAGCACGCTTCCGGTGAGGTCGGTGATGGCGACCGTCGCGTGCGACGCTCCGACATCGGCGGCCACGACGACCTTTGCCGCCGGGTTGAGGGCGAACTGCGACGGCGGCCGCCCGCCGGTCGACACCGCGTCGGCGACGGGAGTGATCAGGCCCATGCGCATGAGCTCGTCGACGCGGGCGGCGATGGTCGATCGCGCCAGGCCCGTGGACTTCGCCAGCTCGGCCCGGGTACGCGGAACGCCGTCGCGCAACAGCTGGAACAGCTGGCTCACGCCGGTCACGTTCGTCGTCGGTTCGATGCTCATGCTCTTCACACCTCAGAGTATCGGCGGTTCGGCGGGCAGCCGATCGCGCCGGACGCGGACGGGGATGCCGCGGCCCGGCGCCGCAGGCCCGGTGGGGCGCTGCGGGGCCTGGCCGCGGCATCCGTCATGTCGCTCGACCGGTCGGCCTGGCGAACCGCTGCTGGAGCAGCACGGCGACCACGATGATGATGCCCTTCACGACCGCCTGCACGGAGGACAAGAGGTTGTTCTGCACGAAGACGTTCGTCAGCGTCGCGAAGATCAGCACGCCGAAGACGGTGCCGGTGATCGTGCCGCGGCCTCCGATCAGCAGCGTGCCACCGACGACGACGGCGGCGATCGCATCGAGCTCGTAGAGCGTCCCGTGGGTCGACGTGCCCGCCGTGGTGCGTCCGAGCATCATGACCGCGGCGATGCCGGCGCACAGTCCCGCGATCGCGTAGAGCCACATGGTGTGGCGCTTGACGTTGATGCCCGCGAGCCGCGCGGCCTCGCGGTTGCCGCCGATCGCGACCGTGCGGCGGCCGAACGTGGTGCGGTTGAGCAGAACCCAGCCGAGCACCGCCACGATGGCGAAGATCCAGATCAGCATGTCGACGCCGATGATGTCGAGGTTCATGAACACGATGAAGTCGCGTTCCCCGACCTGCAGGGTGCGCC comes from Microbacterium cremeum and encodes:
- a CDS encoding NADP-dependent oxidoreductase; the encoded protein is MRFRPLRSAPAPAVDGATVLEPPSAMRAMVIDTTGDPDALRAASVPVPSPVLSELLVRVIAAGVNPIDAKTRSGAGVSGAIGAYPATLGYDFSGVVVKSPYESHPFPPGTAVFGMASFPRSGGTYAEFAVVPSLSVARKPGALSHVEAAGVPLAALTAWGLVVETAHAHEGQRMLIHAGSGGVGHFAVQLAAYFGAHVTVTSSARNAPWLRELGASVVIDYTTTRFDEVVADVDVVIDLVGNTTGDTGTRSLQVLRPGGLYVLVPTGAWPGYAAAAAAAGVRATSYKVIPDGGALATIARLLDSGAVQVYIDTVFDLTEAAAAHRQLEQGHTRGKLVLRVSDD
- a CDS encoding ABC transporter permease; amino-acid sequence: MSEQKTTGAEAVPSNGGVASPGAEPPRKSGAQRILSGSVGRNLGLVLALIVLVIVGAVTAPDTFMSVSNLLTILRQASIIGVISIGMTLVIISGGIDLSVGSVMGLASVVATIAAVQDLADQIHWVLMVVIALAVGLAAGLINGIVIAYGKVVAFMATLAMLVAARGLAEILAERRTLQVGERDFIVFMNLDIIGVDMLIWIFAIVAVLGWVLLNRTTFGRRTVAIGGNREAARLAGINVKRHTMWLYAIAGLCAGIAAVMMLGRTTAGTSTHGTLYELDAIAAVVVGGTLLIGGRGTITGTVFGVLIFATLTNVFVQNNLLSSVQAVVKGIIIVVAVLLQQRFARPTGRAT
- a CDS encoding ROK family transcriptional regulator, translating into MSIEPTTNVTGVSQLFQLLRDGVPRTRAELAKSTGLARSTIAARVDELMRMGLITPVADAVSTGGRPPSQFALNPAAKVVVAADVGASHATVAITDLTGSVLAEHSEPLDIALGPVPVLTWLVESASTLLDRVERDRSHVAAIGIGVPGPVEHSTGQPVNPPIMPGWDRFDIPGWLNQHLEVPVLVDNDVNIMALGERQVAWPGVEHLMFVKIATGIGAGLISGGALQRGAQGVAGDIGHVQVARAADVPCRCGNRGCLEAIAAGPAIARTLRGQGVEAHTGSDVVDLVKRGNIEAIQAVRQAGRDIGEVLTTCVSLVNPSVIAIGGSMARVGEHLIAGVREIVYTRSTPLATEHLSIVQSMTAEHAAVLGASMLAVEHALSPEALAVGFR
- a CDS encoding LysR family transcriptional regulator ArgP; protein product: MRIPFELAETLAAAVDEGTLDAAARRLHVTPSAVSQRIKALEEQLGRLVLVRSKPVRATDAGAAVIRLARQAALLEHDTLVELGDDPAEGARISVPIAVNADSLATWFLDPLARLSQRHPVVFDLHRDDQDFTAGLLESGAVMGAVTSRGAPVAGCRVSVLGAMRYQAVATPGYVERWLADDSAAALAEAPLVDFDRRDDLQNAWLASRGVDPARPPRHYVPASNDFATAVRLGFGWAMLPRFQSHEAIARGELVLLGGDPVDVVLHWQQWNLRSPLLDAIADEVVAEGRRVLAPVG